AGACCAGCGCAgtggcggtgcgtgcgtttgtgtTCGTTCGCGTTGGTgattctctctctcgaaGGATATATCTGTCTCCCTCTATCTGccttttgctttttttttttgcgtaCCACTGTCGTGGTTTATTTTTGTCGTTGtcgttctctccctccgtTGTGCTTTCTTTTCAGTGCGTCGTCTGCGCTCTTTTTATTTtggcctgtgtgtgtgtgtgtgtcttggcGCAGGCTCCACCGCATccgagagaaaaaaggagaaaacatttctttttccctctttcttctttgctttttgtttcttATTTCTTTGTGagcctttctctctcccttttgtTTATCTTGTGCttctttttgctgttgttgtcgtATGACGTCCGCGCTGTAACACTTGCCATCCAGAGTCGGTTCTTGGGTTCGTTTTTGTTTATCGTTTCGCTTCCCACATCGACGCACGCCCCTTTCCATTCCTTGACAACACAGAGcaggaaagggagggaaacggtgtgctgctgctttgttTCGCCTTGACTGTGCTCGGGTGTGCTCGTATGGCTTTCAGCTCATCTTTCACCACGTTTGTAACACCCTCGACTTGGACACGGACGAGActcgcaaaaaaaaaaagaataaaGGACGAGGCCGCCATTGGCAGACGCAGCTCGAAAAGACACGGAACGGAGCGCAAGGAGGAGACAGTAGATCTATCCTCCAGAGAAGTATGAATTGACCTGCTCTTGTCTCTGTCTCGTCTTCGTTTctgctcgtttttttttcttgttaCACTCGGACGCGTTGGTATTAGACACAGCGCGAtttcgtttcttttctttcttctctcttccttttgctttcctttttttttgtgtagTTTTGCCTTGTTGGTGGATCTGGCGCTCTTCTTTTTTATTCTGTTTTTCATTCGCATCGGTTGTGTCTTCGTTTCATTgtccttccttccttccgCGCCCGAaacctcctctcttcttttcgttttacCGCTTGGACagttgctgtttttttttttttgatcCGAAAGATGCCTAGTAGCAGTAGCGTGACGCAACCGGAGCCGGAGGCTACTCAGGGGATCGAGCTGCCGGCTTGTGCACGCAAGCCGCGGGATCCGGACTTCGAagcccccgcctccctccacgCGCAGTCCAAGGAGAGCAATCCATTGGTGCTGGtgccacctccctccccgaTTCTCTGCCCCGAGCACGAGCGCAAGATGCGGCGCACTTCTAAGTCGTGTATTGTGCCCccgccgaggcagcgccaGTTCATGGGCGACGTGGTCGGGCTCAAAGTGCCCGACCTCGTAACCGGTTGGAAGCTGCCAcggaagagcagcgcacacCGTTGCTTTCTTGCAGCGGGCGGTGATGTCACTGTAGAGCCTCAGCCTTCATCCCTCGCAGGCGCGAACACCAAGTGCCCTGTGCGCGTCCCGGCTTGTGCTGGCTCGCCGACGTGTGGCCCGCGTGGCGAAAATGGGGTGCTCATCGTAAGTCAAGACGACCGGCCGGCGGGCTTAGTGAACTCGCGCCGCAGATACAGCAAGGAAAGCAAGCCCGCGGTGAACGGCGAGGATGGCGTCCTCCTCAGCGAATACGAGGAGGACTCGGCGGACGCGGCCGTTCGACAAAcggtggcgcgcgtgcggagcAAGAACTGTGTTCTGCTGATTGTCCTGCTAGTGATCATCATTGTGCTGGCCGTCGCAGGGGGAGTGGGCGTTGGCTTTGTGAACAAGCACTACACTACGTTGACGCATCGGATGTATTTGGAATCGGGAGAACGTATCGTCCTCAACAGCTCCGTCATGCTTCTGAAGAACTACCATGAGACGCTGCGGGCAGACGCGCGCCATCTCCTGTCCTTTGTGCGCTCCTCGATGATCGGCAGGAAGCCGGAGAGCATAGCGGTAGTGCAGAACACTCTGTATCTTCCCTTTTTCGAGGCGTGGAGTACGTGGCTGTTCTCCTCCAACGTTCCATCGACGCACTCGATTTACGTATCCATGTGCGGGGAACCCCTGGCCAACACCGTAGACTGTCCTTCCATGGCGCTCACTATTGTGTGCATGCCCAACGTCCTACAAGCGGCGTGCTTTTACATGCATTCTGACGAAGTGGACAGATCGCGGATGATCGTGAATCGCATCGAAGTCAACGAGTCCGGCATTCCACGGATAGGTGCCTTTTACAAGTACGTGCCGCTGAAGGTGAACTACGCGCACTACCAGACCAACAACGACTATGGCTACTTCCTTGACCAAGACTGCGCCGCCTCACTCGACGGTAAGGTGCACACCACCCTGACCATTCGGCGGCAGATCGTCGTGGGCGACCTCGTAATCATCTGCGACGCCAGTGGTTTCTTTGAGCGTTGGTTTCAGAGGTTCGAAAAGGGGCtgcagaaaaagaaagacagCCACTCCGTGCTTTTCGTCAACGATGGCACCGTTCTGGCGTACGactgcggcgccacgccTCGCCGTCGACACGTCGTCTCCCCGTGCAGCATGCGACTTGTGCCGCACAAAATGGGCGATTGCATGGCCGGCAAAGCGGACATGATAGACCGCATAGTGGACACCTTCACAGTGGCAATGGAGCGAAACAAGTTGATGAAGCGAGGTGGGCTGTCGAAGGACCATGTGGCGCTCACGGAGAGGGTCGGCGACTACATTGTGGTCTATCAGGACTTTTTGAGCTTTCGCgtgggcgacggcgagcccAAGACCGTCTTCATTGCAGCATACGCTGTGCCACTCGACACCTCGCTGGGTCGCGACGGTTTTGTGCAGATTTCCATCTGCgtcgtcatcatcatcatctgcatgttcctcctcggcggtgtTGCGATGGTGGCCGTGAACCAGATGATGCGCGTGGTGGAGGTCATTTCCCAGCTCTCCACGCACGCTGCCACGTACGACACGAAGCGGATGCGCAGTGTGCTAGATCGCCAAAAGCCTGGCATGCTTGCCCGGGTCATCACGTCCGCTGATATTATCAACTGCGAGTTCCAGCACATCCTAACGAACCTGAATGCGTATCGTCCGTTTCTGCCCCAGTCGCTGCTCACCAAGAGCAGCTACTCCTTCTCCGACGAGCCGCTGGAGCCGCCGAGCCTGTGGCGCTGCGACGTGGCCctgggcggcagcgccgcggacGACGTTGTTGTCAACGAGGACGGGGTGCCGGCCaaaccgctgccgcggttCCACCTAAAGAACACCCTCGAGGGCAGCGTTTCGAACCCGGTCGAGAACTGGCGACTCCTGCAGCGTGGTTTTCACCGAACGAAGTCAACGATCCTCGTCGTCAGTCTCTCGAACGTCGCCCTGGACGCGGGTGAATCAGTGGATGCGGTAAATCTGTTCGTGCAGACGGTGCTGAATCACGCGGCGATCGCCAACGGCGTTGTGGAGGTCATCGAGTTCCAAAAGATCGTCGTCTCCTTTAACTCGCACTTTCCAGTTCCGCGGCATCAGGAGAAGGCCTGCCTCTGCGCACTCGCGATCCGCGAGGAGTTCAGGGACAGGGGGTGCAGCATTAGCATAGGCATCGCATCGGGGTATAACTACGTCGGCACCACTGGTACGGAGCAGCAAAAGGCGCGTGTCATCATGGGTGAgagtgtggtggtggcacaGTCGCTGACCAGCCTCAAAAACTACCTCGGCTGCTCCATC
This genomic stretch from Leishmania donovani BPK282A1 complete genome, chromosome 36 harbors:
- a CDS encoding mitogen-activated protein kinase-like protein produces the protein MPSSSSVTQPEPEATQGIELPACARKPRDPDFEAPASLHAQSKESNPLVLVPPPSPILCPEHERKMRRTSKSCIVPPPRQRQFMGDVVGLKVPDLVTGWKLPRKSSAHRCFLAAGGDVTVEPQPSSLAGANTKCPVRVPACAGSPTCGPRGENGVLIVSQDDRPAGLVNSRRRYSKESKPAVNGEDGVLLSEYEEDSADAAVRQTVARVRSKNCVLLIVLLVIIIVLAVAGGVGVGFVNKHYTTLTHRMYLESGERIVLNSSVMLLKNYHETLRADARHLLSFVRSSMIGRKPESIAVVQNTLYLPFFEAWSTWLFSSNVPSTHSIYVSMCGEPLANTVDCPSMALTIVCMPNVLQAACFYMHSDEVDRSRMIVNRIEVNESGIPRIGAFYKYVPLKVNYAHYQTNNDYGYFLDQDCAASLDGKVHTTLTIRRQIVVGDLVIICDASGFFERWFQRFEKGLQKKKDSHSVLFVNDGTVLAYDCGATPRRRHVVSPCSMRLVPHKMGDCMAGKADMIDRIVDTFTVAMERNKLMKRGGLSKDHVALTERVGDYIVVYQDFLSFRVGDGEPKTVFIAAYAVPLDTSLGRDGFVQISICVVIIIICMFLLGGVAMVAVNQMMRVVEVISQLSTHAATYDTKRMRSVLDRQKPGMLARVITSADIINCEFQHILTNLNAYRPFLPQSLLTKSSYSFSDEPLEPPSLWRCDVALGGSAADDVVVNEDGVPAKPLPRFHLKNTLEGSVSNPVENWRLLQRGFHRTKSTILVVSLSNVALDAGESVDAVNLFVQTVLNHAAIANGVVEVIEFQKIVVSFNSHFPVPRHQEKACLCALAIREEFRDRGCSISIGIASGYNYVGTTGTEQQKARVIMGESVVVAQSLTSLKNYLGCSILATDQVVFEALVTAVAVDVVQLYYEHNHQWVQYGVSEIIGNRYAVLSPDMQLVKSVFKLVRYRQAEEALEAVRRYMDAAAERRETPSWPVRRIHALVERQQLLIKSGYRRQRLQWQALEGDEIIMKHLSEENQSYNSKRQPRLMATVSTATVDSLAKLSTHANAAPCELGFVSGDVLNAGSEAELARALVGEQSKLSMTRRQLAPIPSSCFSEDALFPVFTVKSSDGDEEERSPGSSRLSSQHNRGTDGNAEASGADSEEMRPVLLVEPQTLRSEERHDVRIGALLPPFTVTTSSPFLPAHDMEYPCTTAGISSMLSNSRRHSALDRQRHIAPTPLHDGTCHASTYATSGALGGVSGGKSSIGASLATTSAGNLGRTADSALKQSSENVAGLAKMHCSYKLPQRIVSVNGQVFHRTSQLVGRGSFGEVYVAISETGSLGAMKVFPLNDNNAPQLIREVETLSQMRHENIVGYDCCAVQDNFFFIICEYLAAGTLGSLIQKLGVIPERAARKYACDMLFGLGYLHQHSWLHCDIKPENILVTSDGTCKLADFGAASLGRSLTDAVSVRGTPRFSAPEAILGTWNQQADIYSFGITVAQMVTGVHPWHKYTEPDHLFVAHYAGEIRHSLQTGMPCAMQPDLPTNLQDKELESAIHRCCEFDPARRPTAEELVTLLS